The Sylvia atricapilla isolate bSylAtr1 chromosome 3, bSylAtr1.pri, whole genome shotgun sequence genome has a window encoding:
- the LOC136358582 gene encoding uncharacterized protein, with translation MERCKKELQFPLFVKSCHFRLDPESGELRTAINLDYEEVSQYVILIQANEQVSSAAEVQRSGLFAENVVMLTISVQDVNEEPVFSSNSYSARIPNSVPYKYPVITVQATDPDSGDNGLLLYSLVRGQTDEFDINEHTGQIFTVSVAGKTGTFNLEVQAADQGTRSLTARTTVSVTVDSSSSSNIVKLVLNQKINVVERNSAEVQRVLEDKLGWNVYVVNIYSTEFERKARSSTDETQVWIIAFDEAHQEVPAEDVKRKLQEQRADIELELEKVFSTSVIAAIEEAPVSSVSPELVATIVLGVLLAITSIAFLAYVLLDLKRKRKYGKQDLVKKVEIMEGIDNPWAVDKNGSLKSLEKADYMNNGRTEMMSFDNLEGTKGDDTEKDEIQAPEKHNYLETVLLDYKAESEKNGASEKAAESRYVEVQPTVGFTTKQDSLPTDTNQKPAVSLTPHPTLPAPEKELKGVKFSEVAVILDAEPGDDEPGDDESEGDEPRDDVSL, from the exons ATGGAGCGGTGCAAGAAGGAGCTGCAATTCCCCTTATTTGTGAAATCAT GTCACTTCAGACTGGATCCTGAAAGTGGTGAGCTGAGAACAGCCATTAATTTGGATTACGAGGAAGTTTCTCAATATGTGATTTTAATTCAGGCAAACGAACAagtctcctctgctgcagaagtCCAGCGTTCAG GCTTGTTTGCTGAGAACGTGGTCATGCTGACGATCTCTGTGCAGGATGTGAACGAAGAGCCTGTGTTTTCCAGCAATTCCTACTCTGCCCGCATTCCCAACTCTGTGCCCTACAAATACCCTGTCATTACAGTCCAG GCCACAGATCCAGACTCAGGAGACAATGGACTTCTGCTGTACAGCTTAGTGAGAGGTCAAACCGACGAATTCGACATCAATGAACACACAGGGCAGATCTTTACAGTTTCTGTGGCAGGAAAGACTGGAACATTTAATCTGGAAGTCCAAGCTGCAGACCAAGGCACAAGAAGCCTCACAGCCCGGACAACAGTCAGT GTAACTGTTGATTCCAGTTCCAGTAGCAACATTGTGAAGCTGGTGCTTAATCAGAAGATCAATGTTGTGGAAAGAAACAGTGCTGAAGTGCAAAG GGTCCTGGAAGATAAACTGGGATGGAATGTATACGTGGTTAATATTTATTCCACGgagtttgaaagaaaagcaaggagcAGCACTGATGAAACCCAAGTGTGGATCATTGCTTTTGATGAGGCCCACCAGGAAGTACCTGCAGAAGATGTAAAAAG aaaactgcaggagcagagggctgaCAttgagctggagctggagaaggtgTTTTCCACATCTGTCATCGCTGCCATCGAGGAGGCTCCAGtgtcctcagtgtccccagagctcgTGGCCACCATCGTGCTCGGAGTGCTGCTGGCCATCACCTCCATCGCCTTCCTGGCCTACGTCCTGCTGgacctgaaaaggaaaag aaagtaTGGGAAACAGGATTTGGTTAAGAAAGTTGAAATTATGGAGGGCATTGATAACCCATGGGCAGTTGACAAAAATGGAAGCCTGAAAAGCTTGGAGAAAGCAGACTACATGAATAATGG GAGAACTGAGATGATGTCATTTGACAACCTGGAAGGCACCAAAGGAGATGATactgaaaaagatgaaattcaGGCCCCTGAAAAACACAATTACCTGGAGACAGTGCTGCTGGATTACAAGgctgaaagtgagaaaaatggAGCATctgaaaaagctgctgaaagTAGATATGTGGAGGTGCAGCCCACTGTGGGATTCACAACAAAACAG GATTCCCTTCCGACAGACACAAACCAGAAGCCAGCTGTTTCCCTAACGCCTCATCCCACATTGCCTGCCCCTGAGAAAGAACTGAAAGGAGTTAAATTTTCCGAGGTGGCAGTGATTTTGGACGCAGAGCCTGGGGATGATGAGCCTGGAGATGATGAGTCTGAAGGCGATGAGCCTCGTGATGATGTATCTCTCTGA
- the LOC136358584 gene encoding ubiquitin carboxyl-terminal hydrolase 34-like translates to MWAEKELNMMKLFFDNLVHYIQAVREGRHKHALYSHSAEVQVRLQFLTCVFSTLGSPDHFRLSLEQVDILWHCLVEDSECYDDALHWFLNQVRSKDQHAMGMETYKHLFWKRCVQS, encoded by the exons AT GTGGGCAGAAAAAGAACTAAATATGATGAAGCTTTTCTTTGATAACTTGGTACACTACATCCAGGCAGTCAGGGAGGGACGACACAAACATGCACT ATACAGCCACAGCGCAGAAGTTCAGGTTCGTCTTCAGTTCCTGACGTGTGTGTTTTCAACTCTGGGATCTCCGGATCATTTCA GGTTGAGTTTAGAACAAGTGGACATTCTGTGGCACTGCTTGGTAGAAGATTCTGAATGTTATGATGATGCACTACACTGGTTCCTGAATCAAGTACGGAGTAAAGACCAGCATGCCATGGGTATGGAGACCTACAAGCATCTTTTTTGGAAAAGGTGTGTACAGAGTTAA